A single Arcobacter sp. FWKO B DNA region contains:
- the ppa gene encoding inorganic diphosphatase: MFIDKIPCGENPEKVNALIEIPYGSSVKYEVDKETGAVVVDRMLYSAMYYPANYGFVPNTLADDGDPADILVLGELPLQAGSVIKCRLIGVLVMEDEAGMDEKLVAVPVTKIDPTFEGINSLDDLPKAQLNKIKNFFETYKMLEPNKWVKVKEYGDKATATAILDKAIKAYK; the protein is encoded by the coding sequence ATGTTTATAGATAAAATTCCATGTGGTGAAAACCCAGAAAAAGTAAATGCTTTAATAGAAATCCCTTATGGGTCAAGTGTAAAGTATGAAGTAGATAAAGAAACTGGTGCTGTTGTAGTAGATAGAATGCTTTATAGTGCTATGTATTATCCAGCAAATTATGGTTTCGTACCAAATACACTAGCTGATGATGGTGATCCAGCTGATATTTTGGTTCTTGGTGAATTACCTCTTCAAGCAGGAAGCGTAATCAAATGTAGACTTATCGGTGTACTTGTAATGGAAGATGAAGCTGGTATGGATGAAAAACTTGTTGCTGTTCCTGTGACAAAAATTGACCCTACATTTGAAGGTATCAATTCACTAGATGATTTACCAAAAGCTCAATTAAACAAAATCAAAAATTTCTTTGAAACTTACAAAATGTTAGAGCCTAATAAATGGGTAAAAGTAAAAGAATATGGTGATAAAGCTACAGCAACTGCTATTTTAGATAAAGCTATAAAAGCTTATAAATAA